From Chryseobacterium sp. IHB B 17019, one genomic window encodes:
- a CDS encoding cytochrome-c peroxidase codes for MKYFLLLAAVLCLIYSFSDFNTIQKGYTIQELRDLYGSGDQSLWPKPHLFDEAKEGFKDIGSLSKPEFPTVNPYSKEKEELGKMLFFDPRLSKSGQISCANCHDPELSWADGRRVAYGHDRQLGTRNAPTILNIAYAKEYFWDGRAANLEDQVKVPIENPLEMNFHSRLAVKTISKIKGYKEHFSKAFGDDKITEEKIVKAIATFERTIVSPKSKFDKFVGGEKDALTDSEINGLHLFRTKANCINCHNTPYFSDQKFHNLGLTYFGREYEDLGLYNISKKNEDVGKFKTPTLREVSQTAPYMHNGLFPNIRGVLNMYNAGMPNEKRNRDSPLAPHKSKMLEKLSLTDEELTDLENFLNTLHSYKYKMRAPQLPK; via the coding sequence ATGAAGTATTTTTTATTGCTTGCGGCAGTTTTATGTTTAATTTATTCTTTTTCTGATTTTAATACAATTCAGAAAGGATACACGATCCAGGAATTGAGGGATCTTTACGGAAGCGGAGATCAGAGCCTTTGGCCGAAACCCCATCTTTTTGATGAAGCTAAAGAAGGTTTTAAAGATATCGGATCCTTATCAAAGCCGGAATTTCCTACAGTTAATCCATATTCAAAAGAAAAGGAAGAATTGGGAAAAATGCTGTTTTTTGATCCGAGACTTTCAAAATCCGGACAGATTTCCTGCGCCAATTGTCACGATCCGGAACTTTCCTGGGCAGATGGAAGACGTGTTGCTTACGGCCACGACAGGCAATTGGGAACACGAAATGCTCCAACCATTCTCAATATTGCTTATGCCAAAGAATATTTCTGGGACGGAAGAGCTGCCAATCTTGAAGATCAGGTAAAAGTTCCGATAGAAAATCCTCTGGAAATGAATTTCCATTCAAGATTGGCGGTGAAAACTATTTCTAAAATCAAAGGATATAAAGAACATTTTTCGAAAGCGTTCGGAGACGATAAAATAACGGAAGAGAAAATAGTAAAAGCTATTGCAACTTTCGAGAGAACGATTGTAAGCCCGAAATCTAAGTTTGATAAGTTTGTAGGCGGAGAAAAAGATGCTTTAACAGATTCTGAAATAAACGGACTTCATTTATTCAGAACAAAAGCAAATTGTATCAATTGTCATAATACCCCTTATTTTTCGGATCAGAAATTTCATAATTTAGGACTAACTTATTTCGGAAGAGAATATGAAGATCTTGGATTGTATAATATTTCGAAAAAGAACGAAGATGTAGGAAAATTTAAAACACCGACTTTAAGGGAAGTTTCACAAACTGCACCTTATATGCACAACGGATTATTTCCCAATATCAGAGGTGTTTTGAACATGTACAACGCCGGAATGCCAAATGAAAAACGAAACAGGGACAGCCCGCTCGCGCCACACAAATCAAAAATGCTGGAAAAGCTTAGCCTCACGGATGAAGAGCTTACAGATCTGGAAAACTTCCTGAATACTTTACACAGCTATAAATATAAAATGCGGGCTCCGCAATTACCGAAATAA
- a CDS encoding DUF6850 family outer membrane beta-barrel protein, which translates to MKFKSFYLISFLSFGCASAQLNDSIFIPVNQVYYQQLGRIWDNPIQFSNQKFSDFTETNLSAKVKSLNMKRVQTAEETNEFGFNTQGIFNISDKLRLLGSFDYQFITEKGLGYNLTNERTEDQFVLNPNYLFVPKKANWETQNYHIKGGLSYKIWKGLELGATLDYRNQSSYRKSDPRPDISTADYSGKIFGGYRYKDHQLSVFGGLGRKSETYDLIAVNEAVNAPANPEYYVRFSNGYGRLIFFPSYADYSYRTVDRNFGAGYSFENQKNFFNINFSYSKKMQDLFEKDASNNTYFEESLEKMKYRLVNYKTDANYWYKGNAMDFMSNVNFQSITGDNYNNAEFGQNYRMTLDRLSSANHFLLRDGQKIKFGASLEGVYNDFSAIDLLGMTYKYVKSLNLNLKFNKDIFYRDTQKINLEIGAMSYFPLSESLTYTPASSNTLLFDNVIKNDHEFDATSKLGPQFGLQFYQKITSKTDLKIFTNFATLFPLTKDFEQNTDYNGNPNLYFNAGISLFY; encoded by the coding sequence ATGAAATTTAAAAGTTTTTATTTAATTTCTTTTCTGTCATTCGGTTGTGCTTCTGCGCAGCTTAATGACAGTATTTTTATTCCTGTGAACCAGGTTTATTATCAGCAATTAGGCAGGATTTGGGATAATCCTATTCAGTTTTCCAACCAAAAATTTTCAGATTTTACGGAAACAAATCTTAGCGCAAAGGTTAAGAGCTTAAATATGAAAAGGGTTCAAACAGCGGAAGAGACAAATGAATTTGGTTTTAATACACAGGGAATTTTCAATATTTCCGATAAATTAAGGCTATTGGGAAGTTTTGATTATCAATTCATTACCGAGAAAGGATTAGGATATAATCTGACTAATGAGCGGACAGAAGATCAGTTTGTCTTAAACCCGAATTATTTATTTGTTCCTAAAAAAGCTAATTGGGAAACCCAGAATTACCATATTAAAGGAGGTTTGTCTTATAAAATCTGGAAAGGGCTGGAGCTGGGCGCAACACTAGATTACAGAAACCAAAGCTCATACAGAAAATCTGATCCGAGACCAGACATTTCTACAGCTGATTATTCCGGAAAAATCTTTGGAGGATACCGTTACAAAGACCATCAGCTATCTGTTTTCGGAGGATTGGGAAGAAAATCCGAGACGTATGACCTTATCGCAGTGAATGAGGCCGTAAATGCCCCTGCAAATCCTGAATATTATGTGAGATTCTCCAATGGCTACGGAAGATTAATATTCTTCCCTTCTTATGCAGATTATAGCTACAGAACCGTAGACAGGAATTTTGGAGCAGGCTATTCCTTTGAAAACCAGAAAAATTTCTTCAATATTAATTTTAGTTACAGCAAAAAAATGCAAGATCTCTTTGAAAAAGATGCAAGTAACAATACCTATTTTGAGGAGAGTTTAGAAAAAATGAAATATCGCCTCGTCAACTATAAAACCGACGCCAACTATTGGTACAAAGGCAATGCAATGGATTTTATGTCTAATGTAAATTTCCAGAGTATTACAGGCGACAATTACAACAATGCAGAATTTGGGCAAAACTACAGAATGACGTTGGATAGATTGTCTTCAGCAAATCATTTTTTACTGAGAGATGGCCAAAAGATAAAATTCGGGGCGAGTCTTGAAGGAGTTTACAATGATTTTTCCGCGATTGATTTATTAGGAATGACTTATAAATATGTGAAAAGCTTAAACTTAAATTTAAAATTTAACAAAGATATTTTCTACCGCGATACTCAGAAAATTAACCTTGAAATCGGGGCGATGTCTTATTTTCCTTTAAGTGAAAGCTTAACTTATACCCCTGCTTCTTCAAATACTTTGTTGTTTGATAATGTCATTAAAAACGATCATGAGTTTGATGCGACTTCAAAATTAGGCCCGCAATTCGGATTACAGTTTTATCAGAAGATAACTTCTAAGACAGACCTGAAAATATTTACTAATTTTGCAACGCTCTTCCCATTGACTAAAGATTTTGAACAAAATACAGACTACAACGGAAACCCAAATCTGTATTTCAATGCGGGAATATCATTGTTTTATTAG
- a CDS encoding DUF4876 domain-containing protein, whose translation MKQLLSFLTIMLLLISCRDDDFGSNNNSLQPTNFRVEVKYDATYSSLHAKNATVVLTNNNSSDTYTQSTDANGFANFTNVIPGIYKVTVFKKMLSDEFNTTFGYAPAVSEISFNGVQENATINVNVQSTFIELKGARIGDLLIKQIYYAGSHATQGASFRDQFIEIYNNSNEVIYADGLYIGQLYGKVNTNTTNNNYSQPNGQFDWSKSIGMTMGSTANTDYVYADYVLKIPGNGTQYPIFPGQSIVIAANGVNHKAPLVDNTGTPITVQNPSLTVDLSTADFEVYLGDFNLSIGEPVYKYDIQNPAVKDMQIAYWGRQGYWSPNNDFLIDNPGRDSFVIFRINDFDTLPNYSDPSVTSISSSTRFFKQIPNSAIIDGVDLQHFNPNSQRPKMLSAAVDASSISCDASFNSQAVIRKTKTEVTMSNGTKRKILEDSNNSANDFVKQAANPRGFQQ comes from the coding sequence ATGAAACAGTTATTAAGTTTTTTAACGATTATGTTGTTGCTTATATCCTGTAGGGATGATGATTTTGGAAGCAATAATAATTCACTACAGCCTACTAATTTTAGGGTAGAAGTGAAATACGATGCTACTTACAGCTCTTTGCATGCTAAAAATGCAACGGTAGTTTTAACTAATAACAACTCCAGTGATACCTACACACAATCCACCGATGCCAACGGTTTTGCCAATTTTACCAATGTAATTCCCGGGATTTACAAGGTAACGGTTTTCAAGAAAATGCTTTCAGATGAGTTTAATACAACATTTGGGTATGCACCTGCCGTTTCCGAAATCAGCTTCAATGGTGTTCAGGAAAATGCAACCATTAATGTAAATGTGCAGTCCACTTTTATCGAATTAAAAGGAGCTAGAATCGGGGATTTATTGATTAAACAAATTTATTATGCAGGTTCGCACGCGACTCAGGGGGCAAGCTTCAGAGATCAGTTTATTGAAATTTACAATAATTCTAATGAGGTAATTTATGCAGACGGATTATACATTGGCCAGCTTTACGGTAAGGTGAACACCAATACTACAAACAACAATTATTCTCAGCCAAACGGGCAGTTCGATTGGAGCAAGTCTATCGGAATGACTATGGGCAGCACAGCAAATACGGATTATGTTTACGCAGATTATGTGCTGAAAATACCAGGAAACGGGACACAATATCCTATTTTTCCGGGACAAAGTATCGTCATCGCAGCTAATGGTGTCAATCACAAAGCGCCTTTGGTAGACAACACCGGAACACCGATTACGGTTCAAAATCCTTCATTAACGGTAGATCTGAGCACCGCTGATTTTGAAGTGTATTTGGGAGATTTCAACTTGTCGATCGGTGAGCCCGTTTACAAATATGATATTCAAAATCCGGCTGTAAAAGATATGCAGATTGCTTATTGGGGAAGACAGGGATATTGGAGTCCGAACAATGATTTTTTAATTGATAACCCGGGAAGAGACAGTTTTGTTATTTTCAGAATTAATGATTTTGATACGCTTCCAAACTATTCTGATCCTTCTGTGACAAGCATTTCATCAAGCACAAGATTCTTCAAGCAAATCCCGAATTCAGCAATTATTGATGGGGTAGACCTTCAGCATTTCAACCCAAATTCTCAAAGGCCAAAAATGTTGAGTGCCGCTGTCGACGCTTCTTCTATTTCCTGTGATGCTTCATTCAATTCTCAGGCGGTGATCAGAAAAACCAAAACTGAGGTAACGATGTCAAACGGAACAAAAAGAAAAATTTTAGAAGATTCTAATAACTCAGCGAACGATTTTGTAAAACAGGCAGCCAATCCGAGAGGTTTCCAACAATAA
- a CDS encoding TonB-dependent receptor → MKKRVLLLAFQFVILSVSGQTLTGIVVEADNKKPISGVKVGIENTGIWTVTDNSGAFQINYNANETLVFSRSGLVEEKKSYITIPASQITVEMQIASIRIKEVMLAAKKKNYSEIEIKEEALKNIQAFSLNEVLEQIPGQQLKNLNLNEFKPIVFRSVNVGSLNATGADGFGNKSFGTAIVVDGIPISNNENMQGYAGNYAAITNSLSNEGSLFSPNVLGFGKGNGYNGYFSNANFGVDLREIPVENIESVEVVQGIPSAKYGDLTSGLVNIQQKSGKTPFRTYLALREGTQEYNINKGFQINDKLGFINVNLNYLSSNSDPRTKFNRYQRVSTSLMWTVYNKNKNISNSLSVDYGYNFDNANFEEEDIFETLIRNKKRDFKISNRFNWRFKDSFFDNLNINANYSQAYQNSFESKLVSSGGDVVGTSTTEGVYVGAYTPINYRQVQEVEGKPISMFFSADLKKNFKTKSNWIHNFLVGTSLRSSDNKGAGRIGSPETLIAALAGGGQAFRPYNFGQNVKAEYQYSLYAEDNLFKRFGNYIFNLNAGIRFDNQFGTSVLQPRINSYLIYKNFKFRGGFGIASKAPSMNMIYTGPRYYDEILADVRLPGYYNVGVVQTFIDYADNKNLKPSKSIRSEVGIDYKFSLGNIGLTAYYNKLYDGFTNEYFASKRDLAELQINYNGTNTPTFDIIGYSNLFYLQNKIVNSLQSQDKGLELMASLTKLPLKNISLDINATYIDTRNNSNTDRYLPAKNYDDGAVFGIYKSYEPKYRQMNIGAALNYHLPKAGLVITLRSQHLIIDDKIKYNPKILYAYINRDLEKVMLTQDQINDPSQFASIKDNDVDDTNERLGKVFHNFNLKVSKDFQNGFKFSFYANNFLDLKQTQTTYENGKYVTTLKSDLLSLSFGAKIEYQF, encoded by the coding sequence TTGAAGAAAAGAGTTTTACTTCTTGCTTTTCAGTTTGTTATACTTTCTGTCAGTGGGCAGACGTTGACGGGGATCGTAGTAGAAGCTGATAACAAGAAGCCGATTTCGGGAGTAAAAGTGGGTATTGAAAATACAGGAATCTGGACGGTGACGGATAATTCCGGGGCTTTTCAGATCAATTATAATGCTAATGAGACATTGGTTTTCTCAAGATCCGGGCTCGTTGAAGAGAAAAAATCTTATATAACAATCCCTGCCAGTCAAATTACTGTTGAAATGCAGATTGCTTCCATCCGCATCAAGGAAGTGATGCTTGCAGCAAAAAAGAAAAATTACTCCGAGATAGAAATTAAAGAAGAGGCTTTGAAAAATATTCAGGCATTTTCATTGAATGAAGTGTTGGAGCAGATTCCCGGGCAGCAGTTAAAAAATCTTAATCTTAATGAATTTAAACCGATTGTTTTCAGATCTGTAAATGTTGGAAGTTTAAACGCCACAGGTGCGGACGGATTTGGAAATAAATCTTTCGGTACCGCAATCGTTGTAGATGGAATTCCCATTTCAAATAATGAAAATATGCAAGGATATGCAGGGAATTATGCAGCAATTACCAATTCTTTATCCAATGAAGGATCATTATTTAGTCCTAATGTTTTAGGTTTTGGAAAAGGGAATGGTTATAACGGCTATTTTTCCAATGCCAATTTCGGGGTAGATTTAAGGGAAATTCCTGTTGAAAATATTGAAAGTGTGGAAGTTGTGCAAGGGATACCATCCGCAAAATACGGAGATTTGACTTCGGGTTTGGTAAATATCCAGCAAAAAAGTGGTAAAACGCCTTTCAGGACCTATCTTGCTTTGAGAGAAGGAACTCAGGAATATAATATTAATAAGGGTTTCCAGATCAATGATAAATTAGGTTTTATTAATGTTAATTTGAATTATTTAAGTTCAAATTCTGATCCCAGAACAAAATTCAACCGATATCAAAGAGTTTCCACAAGCTTAATGTGGACGGTTTACAATAAAAATAAAAATATCAGCAATTCACTTTCCGTGGATTATGGATATAATTTTGATAATGCTAATTTTGAAGAGGAAGATATTTTTGAGACTCTTATCAGAAACAAGAAAAGAGACTTCAAAATTTCCAATCGTTTCAACTGGAGATTTAAAGATTCTTTCTTCGACAATTTAAATATTAATGCCAACTATTCTCAGGCTTACCAAAACAGTTTTGAATCAAAATTAGTAAGTAGTGGAGGTGATGTTGTAGGAACGAGTACAACTGAAGGTGTTTATGTAGGAGCTTATACGCCAATTAATTACAGACAGGTTCAGGAAGTGGAGGGAAAACCCATTTCCATGTTTTTTTCAGCAGATTTAAAGAAAAACTTTAAAACAAAATCTAACTGGATTCACAATTTCTTAGTGGGAACTTCATTGAGAAGCAGCGATAACAAAGGTGCTGGAAGAATTGGAAGCCCTGAAACTCTGATTGCAGCTCTGGCAGGAGGCGGACAGGCCTTCAGACCCTATAATTTCGGGCAGAATGTAAAGGCAGAATATCAGTATTCATTATATGCGGAGGATAATTTGTTTAAGAGATTCGGGAATTATATTTTCAACCTTAATGCAGGGATAAGATTTGACAATCAGTTTGGAACATCGGTTTTACAGCCCAGGATTAATTCTTATTTAATTTATAAAAACTTCAAATTCAGAGGAGGTTTCGGGATTGCTTCAAAGGCCCCGTCTATGAATATGATCTACACCGGGCCAAGATATTATGACGAAATTTTGGCTGATGTTCGACTTCCGGGATATTATAATGTAGGAGTGGTGCAGACTTTCATCGATTATGCAGATAATAAAAACCTTAAACCATCTAAAAGCATCCGTTCTGAGGTTGGGATTGATTACAAATTTTCTTTGGGAAATATTGGGTTAACAGCCTATTATAATAAATTGTACGACGGATTTACCAACGAATATTTTGCCTCAAAAAGAGATCTTGCAGAACTTCAGATCAACTATAACGGTACAAATACGCCAACTTTTGACATTATTGGGTACAGTAATTTGTTTTACCTCCAAAATAAAATCGTAAACAGCCTGCAATCTCAGGATAAAGGGTTGGAGTTAATGGCGAGCCTTACAAAGCTTCCATTAAAAAATATTAGTCTGGACATCAATGCAACTTATATCGATACGAGAAACAACTCTAATACAGATCGTTACCTGCCGGCAAAAAATTATGATGATGGAGCGGTCTTTGGGATTTACAAGTCTTATGAACCAAAATACAGGCAGATGAACATCGGAGCTGCATTAAATTATCACTTGCCGAAAGCAGGATTGGTCATTACCTTGAGATCACAGCATTTAATCATCGATGACAAAATAAAATACAACCCCAAAATTCTGTATGCTTACATCAACAGGGATTTGGAAAAAGTAATGCTGACACAGGATCAGATCAATGATCCAAGCCAGTTTGCAAGTATAAAGGATAATGATGTAGACGATACTAATGAAAGGCTGGGAAAAGTCTTTCATAATTTTAATCTTAAAGTTTCAAAAGATTTCCAGAACGGATTTAAGTTTTCTTTTTATGCCAATAATTTTTTAGACTTAAAACAAACCCAGACTACGTACGAAAACGGGAAGTATGTCACCACCCTTAAATCAGACTTACTCAGTCTTTCTTTCGGGGCTAAAATAGAATATCAATTTTAA
- the lpdA gene encoding dihydrolipoyl dehydrogenase has product MSQFDVTVIGSGPGGYVAAIRAAQLGFTTAIIEKYPTLGGTCLNVGCIPSKALLDSSEHFENAKHNFAGHGIIINEPQADIARMIERKNEVIKQNTDGISYLMNKNKITVFEGVGSFESATQIKVTKNDGSTETIESKYTIIATGSKPSSLPFITLDKERVITSTEALNLKEIPKHLVVIGGGVIGLELGSVYLRLGAQVTVVEFMDKIIPGMDGALSKELTKVLKKQGMKFMLSTAVSAVERNGDSVKVTAKGKKGEEVTVEGDYCLVSVGRKPYTDGLGLEKAGVELDERGRVKVNDHLQTNVANIYAIGDVIKGAMLAHKAEEEGVFVAETLAGQKPHINYNLIPGVVYTWPEVAGVGKTEEQLKEEGVAYKVGSFPMRALGRSRASGDVDGLVKIIADEKTDEVLGMHIIGARAADLIAEGVIAMEFRASAEDIARSSHAHPTYAEAIKEAALDATAKRPIHM; this is encoded by the coding sequence ATGAGTCAATTCGATGTTACCGTAATCGGTTCTGGTCCTGGTGGTTACGTTGCTGCAATCCGTGCTGCACAATTAGGTTTCACAACAGCAATTATTGAAAAATATCCAACTTTGGGAGGAACTTGTCTTAACGTGGGATGTATTCCTTCAAAAGCGCTTTTGGACAGCTCTGAACATTTTGAAAATGCAAAGCACAACTTCGCAGGTCACGGAATCATTATCAATGAGCCTCAGGCGGACATTGCTAGAATGATTGAGCGTAAAAATGAAGTCATCAAGCAAAATACAGACGGAATCAGCTACCTGATGAACAAAAACAAAATCACTGTTTTTGAAGGTGTCGGAAGCTTCGAATCTGCAACTCAGATTAAAGTGACAAAAAACGACGGTTCTACAGAAACCATAGAATCCAAATATACAATCATCGCAACGGGTTCTAAACCATCATCTTTGCCTTTCATTACTTTGGATAAAGAAAGAGTGATTACTTCTACGGAAGCATTAAATCTTAAGGAAATTCCTAAGCATTTAGTGGTAATCGGTGGTGGAGTTATAGGTCTTGAGCTTGGTTCTGTTTATTTAAGACTGGGCGCTCAGGTAACTGTTGTTGAGTTTATGGATAAAATCATTCCGGGAATGGACGGAGCTTTAAGTAAGGAATTAACTAAAGTTTTGAAAAAGCAAGGAATGAAATTCATGCTTTCTACGGCTGTTTCAGCGGTTGAAAGAAATGGAGATTCTGTAAAAGTAACTGCTAAAGGCAAAAAAGGAGAAGAAGTAACAGTTGAAGGTGATTATTGCTTAGTTTCTGTAGGTAGAAAACCTTACACGGACGGACTTGGACTTGAAAAAGCAGGTGTTGAGCTTGACGAAAGAGGAAGAGTAAAAGTAAATGATCATTTGCAGACGAATGTTGCAAACATCTACGCAATCGGTGACGTTATCAAAGGAGCAATGTTGGCTCACAAAGCGGAAGAGGAAGGAGTTTTTGTTGCTGAAACTTTAGCTGGACAAAAACCTCATATCAATTATAATTTAATTCCTGGCGTTGTGTACACTTGGCCGGAAGTTGCGGGAGTTGGTAAAACTGAAGAGCAATTGAAGGAAGAAGGAGTAGCTTACAAAGTGGGATCTTTCCCAATGAGAGCTTTAGGAAGAAGCCGTGCGAGCGGTGATGTTGATGGTTTGGTTAAAATCATTGCAGATGAAAAAACTGATGAAGTTTTAGGAATGCACATCATCGGAGCTAGAGCTGCCGACCTTATTGCAGAAGGGGTAATTGCTATGGAATTCCGTGCAAGTGCTGAAGATATCGCAAGAAGTTCTCACGCACACCCGACCTATGCAGAAGCTATCAAAGAAGCGGCGTTGGATGCTACGGCGAAAAGACCGATTCATATGTAA
- a CDS encoding glycosyltransferase — MKKISVIFILPDLETGGAERIITTIANHLSRDRFEPKILLLRKQGGYLNLVKDDVEIIDINTERIRHSLKPILGEIYRRKPDIVFSGFGEVNAYLSLFIKLFPRTKFIARETNVVTEHVTRKEIKFFYNFYNNYDKIIAQSDDMLKDLTKNFRIQSSKIIKINNPVDFDFIDEKLTVSPKPECFKYNYKNVVAIGNLSARKGFDNLLKVFSRLKNENILLHILGDGKDREMLHQMKDFLGLKNVYFHGRQENPYQFLKYADLFILSSRYEGFPNVLLEAGACGAYSLANNCPGGINEIIQYNINGEISNIENHEEFSQKIMRILHQTYDKDAIKSSIRSRFSKDIILDKYEKLLLDLTK; from the coding sequence ATGAAAAAGATTTCTGTCATATTTATTCTGCCGGACCTTGAAACCGGAGGCGCAGAAAGGATTATTACCACTATTGCGAATCACCTCTCCCGAGATCGATTCGAGCCTAAGATTTTGCTTTTACGTAAACAGGGCGGATATCTCAATCTTGTAAAAGATGATGTGGAAATTATTGATATCAACACAGAAAGAATCAGACATTCATTAAAGCCTATTTTAGGTGAGATTTACAGGAGAAAACCTGATATTGTATTTTCCGGTTTCGGTGAGGTAAATGCGTATTTATCTTTATTTATCAAGCTTTTTCCAAGAACGAAATTCATTGCCAGGGAAACCAATGTAGTCACGGAACATGTTACCAGAAAGGAGATAAAATTTTTCTATAATTTTTACAACAACTATGATAAAATCATTGCGCAAAGTGATGATATGTTGAAAGATTTAACGAAGAATTTCAGAATTCAGTCAAGTAAAATTATCAAAATAAATAATCCCGTAGATTTTGATTTTATTGATGAAAAGCTCACCGTTTCCCCAAAACCTGAATGTTTTAAATATAATTATAAAAACGTTGTAGCAATTGGGAATTTATCTGCCCGAAAGGGTTTTGATAATTTGCTGAAAGTTTTTTCCAGACTTAAAAATGAAAATATTTTACTACATATTTTAGGAGACGGCAAAGATAGGGAGATGCTGCATCAGATGAAGGATTTTTTAGGCCTGAAAAATGTTTATTTCCATGGAAGACAGGAAAATCCATATCAATTTCTGAAATATGCAGACTTGTTTATCCTATCTTCAAGATATGAAGGTTTTCCCAATGTTTTATTGGAAGCAGGAGCCTGTGGAGCCTATTCTTTAGCTAATAACTGTCCGGGCGGGATCAACGAAATTATCCAGTATAATATTAATGGTGAAATTTCAAATATTGAAAATCACGAAGAATTTTCGCAAAAAATAATGAGAATTCTTCATCAGACCTATGATAAAGATGCTATAAAAAGTTCTATCAGATCGCGGTTTTCAAAAGATATTATTTTGGATAAGTATGAGAAGCTTTTGCTGGATTTAACGAAATAG